CTGACTTAGTTATCTGAACCGATGAAACCCCGTGCCCAGTAACCGTAATTCCTGAATTCTTCGTTGTTGAGCCGCACGAAGCCAAAACGATTGCGGTCAGAAGTACGGTAATGAATAGCTTAGGGAGTCTTATCCCTTTCATAGAATCTCCCCCCCGTTTCTATTCTGGTCGGTCCCCTTGCATTCGAGGCGGTTCATCTGAGGTGGATCACTCCAATGCTAGCTCCGCGTCTCCCCACGATAGATCGCGCCAGAGGTATGGGTTTCCCTGACCATGATTGCCGAGAGTGGGAGCGTCTCTATGAGCTGTTGCCAGAGCCATACGCAAACGTTTTCGCTAGTAGGGTTTTCCAGGCCGCCGATCTCGTTTAATAGATGGTGATCAAGTTGCGTGAGAAGTGGGGCAAAGGCCGTTGTGATTTCGGCAAAATCCATGACCCAGCCAAGGATTGGATCAACCTCGCCTTGGACATGGACCTCTACTCGATAAGAGTGGCCATGTAGGCGAGCGCATTTGTGTCCTTCCTGGACATTTGGTAGGTAGTGCGCGGCTTCGAAGGTGAACTCCTTAAAGATCTCCATCAGCGAATCCCAGTGTATTTGTGGGTCTGGAGACTCAGTCTCCACTGCGGATGAGCAAGACAGTACTCGATGGCAAGAGCTGTGTTGTGTTCACGCTCTGGCCCGTCCATCGGCTGTAGGAAGTAGTGGGTAAAGTCGAGGTTCTCGAACTGCACCGGAGGGGCAAGAAGTTGTGGAAAAACCAGTTTGAGTTCATCGCCACGATCCAGTCGAAGGGGTGCGCCAGCTTTGGGGCTGACGCAGATCCAGTCCAATCCAGGTGGCGGGGCTTGGGTTCCGTTGGTCTCCACGCCAACGCTGAAGCCAGCGTGATGGAGCGCCTCCACGGCGTCGGTGTCGAGTTGTAGCAGTGGTTCGCCTCCTGTGCAAACCACATAAGGTTTGGCTCTAGTGTGTGCCTCTCCGCCCCAGGTGCTTAAGACCGCAGCGGCAAGATCGGTAGCTGTCGTAAATCGTCCGCCCCCTGGGCCGTCGGTCCCAATGAAATCGGTATCGCAGAACTGGCAGGTTGCACTCATGCGATCCGACTCACGTCCGGTCCAGAGATTGCAGCGTGAGAACCGACAAAACACCGAAGGTCGTCCGGCTTGTGCCCCCTCACCCTGGAGGGTGTAGAAGATCTCCTTGACGATGTAGGACATCAGTGCAACCGCACGGCGAGAGCAGGATCATCTAGGCCAGCTTCGCTGAATCCCTTTTTGCGAAGGAGGCAAGAGTCGCATGTGCCGCAAGGTGCACCCTGGAGATTGGGGTCATAACAGCTATGCGTGATCGAGTAGTCGACCCCAAGGCTAAGGCCGAGTTTGATGATCTCAGCTTTGGAGAGTTCGATAAGGGGAGTGTGCACCCGCAAGCGCTGTTCTCCCTCAACCCCGGCCTTTGTAGCCAGATTCGCCATCGTTTCGTAGGCGCTAATGTACTCCGGTCGGCAGTCGGGATATCCAGAGTAGTCGAGAGCGTTGACGCCGATAAAGATATCGCTAGCACCAATCGTCTCAGCCAACGCCAGGGCGAAGGAGAGAAAAATGGTGTTGCGAGCAGGAACGTAAGTGGTGGGAATGGTATCACTGAGTTCCCCAAGATCTCGATGGTGGGGCACCCCAATGTCGTCAGTAAGGGCCGAGCCACCGAATATGCGCAGATCGATCGTGGTGATGACATGATTCACAACCCCCATTGACTGAGCAACGCGCCGAGCTGCTCGGAGCTCGATTGAGTGTCGTTGTCCATAATCGAAGCTGAGAGCATGTGGATCGTAACCCTGATGTTGAGCAATGGCTAGCACTGTTGTGGAATCGAGACCGCCACTGAGCAGTACTACCGCTGGTTGATTGTTCAAGCTTCCTCCTGGAGCCAGATGGTAGGCCTTTCCAGGCTAATCGGAGAGTGTTCGGGCTAAGCAAAGACGCCTACGTCGCCTAGGTCGGACAGAAGGTAGTTGTACCACCCGGTGACTCGTTGCGTCCAGGCGAAGGTTGGCGAGATTGCCGCGCAGAAGAGCGCGCGACTGGACGTCGCGTACCCTCTGTGGGTCGGCTTTGTTGGTGAGGGTATCGTCAACCTGGTCTGTGGATCGTCACGCGACGGGAGCGCAAGAGTCCAGGTTCTCTATCTCGATTGTTTCGTCCCGGTGCCGAGAGGACCGAGTGGCTTACCGTCGACGTCGGCCTCTCCTGGGGCTAAATACGGCGGCCAGGAGGATGCCCAGCGCGCCCAGGACGACAGAAAAACCGCGAAAGAGCTCGGCTCGAAACAGGGAAATTCCTGAGAGTTCAGTCAGCGGATCGGCCTGGAAACGACTTCGACTTCTTGCCTCTCTTCGCAATCGGAACTTACCAACCACGGCGATACCTCCCACTACGGTGGCAAGCAGTCCGATAGGCATAGCTGTGGTGGGAAATGCCAGCACAAGGATCAGGCCTGCGCCAAGGAGCAACCCAGCTGGTTTCGCGGCAAGGATACTCGACTTCTGTGGTGTTGTTTTGGCACTGGTGTCATGGTAACTCGCGCCGCTGTGTTCATTAGCACCGTAGCCGGCATCACTATAGCTGGCCCCCTGACGACTCGCATCACCGTTGGGGTTTGTCCCTGTCTT
The Ferrimicrobium sp. DNA segment above includes these coding regions:
- the queD gene encoding 6-carboxytetrahydropterin synthase QueD; translated protein: MEIFKEFTFEAAHYLPNVQEGHKCARLHGHSYRVEVHVQGEVDPILGWVMDFAEITTAFAPLLTQLDHHLLNEIGGLENPTSENVCVWLWQQLIETLPLSAIMVRETHTSGAIYRGETRS
- the queE gene encoding 7-carboxy-7-deazaguanine synthase, which codes for MSYIVKEIFYTLQGEGAQAGRPSVFCRFSRCNLWTGRESDRMSATCQFCDTDFIGTDGPGGGRFTTATDLAAAVLSTWGGEAHTRAKPYVVCTGGEPLLQLDTDAVEALHHAGFSVGVETNGTQAPPPGLDWICVSPKAGAPLRLDRGDELKLVFPQLLAPPVQFENLDFTHYFLQPMDGPEREHNTALAIEYCLAHPQWRLSLQTHKYTGIR
- the queC gene encoding 7-cyano-7-deazaguanine synthase QueC codes for the protein MNNQPAVVLLSGGLDSTTVLAIAQHQGYDPHALSFDYGQRHSIELRAARRVAQSMGVVNHVITTIDLRIFGGSALTDDIGVPHHRDLGELSDTIPTTYVPARNTIFLSFALALAETIGASDIFIGVNALDYSGYPDCRPEYISAYETMANLATKAGVEGEQRLRVHTPLIELSKAEIIKLGLSLGVDYSITHSCYDPNLQGAPCGTCDSCLLRKKGFSEAGLDDPALAVRLH
- a CDS encoding J domain-containing protein, whose amino-acid sequence is MARSADRTYYEVLDVSRDASQQEIQSAYRRLALQVHPDKGGSAALFQLINDAWTTLSNPEARRAYNATLDGTAGSKTGTNPNGDASRQGASYSDAGYGANEHSGASYHDTSAKTTPQKSSILAAKPAGLLLGAGLILVLAFPTTAMPIGLLATVVGGIAVVGKFRLRREARSRSRFQADPLTELSGISLFRAELFRGFSVVLGALGILLAAVFSPRRGRRRR